A stretch of DNA from Pseudomonadota bacterium:
GTTGGCTTTAGAGACTTTTCTTTCGCCCTTTCTATGGTAATATCCGAAGCAAGGGTTTTTGCGGAAATGCTGGCGGTATAACTATTTCAGGAAAGGGCTTTTTTACAGAGTGCCAACAGGGATAGACATAAACTTTTCTGTTAATGGCAGACTCTCCTGGGCCAGACAGATGATTCCCCCAGAGCCAACGGGCATGTTGAGTTTTTGCAAAACCTGAAAGTGCTTTATCATGTTTTTATCAGGAGAGGCACTTTTTTTGAACTCAAGAGGGTGTATAATACCATCTTGTATAATCAATAAATCAATTTCTTTTTGGTCTTTATCCCGATAAAAATAGAAGGGCGCTTTCAAACCACTATGCCACCAGGCTTTAAGTAGTTCAGACATAATCCAGGTTTCAAGAATCGAGCCTGACATCGCGCCGGCTTCAAGTGTTTCCGGGCTTGACCATTCTGTAAGCCATGCGCATAGTCCCGTATCTAGGAAATATAATTTGGGAGTTTTTATTAGACGTTTGGTGATATTTGTATGATAAGGTTCAAGCAGATATATGATGCCCGATGCCTGAAGGATGGAGAGCCAACTCTTTGCGGTATTTGGTGCAACATCGGCATCCCGTGCAAGGTCTGCAAGATTTAACAACTGACCGGACCGTGCCGCGGACGCCCGAAGGAAGCGCAGGAATACCATTTCATCTCCTACCCGGGCAAGGTCGCGGATATCCCTTTGCAGATAAGTCTGTACATAAGAACTATAGAACAAGTTGCGGTCTATTTCATCATTAATGACCATGAATGGAAATGAGCCCCGCCAGATTATACTGAACAATTCTTTTAAGGATATACTTCTACTGGTTTCTATCTTTTGTTGTATTACATCGAGCAGAGGAAGAAAAGGCTTTAGCCCCTTGCCTTGTCCAGTAGCCTCCCGCCTTGAAAAACCGCATAATTGAGTAATACCTACCCTGCCTGCCAGCGACTCAGACACCCCTTTCATCACATGAAACTGCTGAGAGCCTGTAAGCCAGAAAAGTCCCGGTTTTTGTGCCCTGTCAACCCCTATTTTTATGTAGGGGAGTAATTCAGGTGCGTATTGAATCTCATCAATAATAACAGGTGCAGGAAAGCGCTGCATGAAAAGTGCCGGATCTTCCTTGGCAAGACTCAGCACAAGAGGGTCATCAAGTGTTATATATGTTCTGCCCTTTTCTTCAAGATGCTTAAGGAAAGTTGTTTTGCCTACTTGTCTCGCACCGGTTACAAGCATGACAGGAAATTGCATGGAAGCTTTTTTGAAAAAGCTTTCTAATGTTCGCTCTATGTAGAATCTATTATTATCGTCCATAATGTATTACTATTGCATTATAGACGATAAATAACTGACTGTCAATAATTGGTTTATGCCTCACCTCGTAAGACCCGTGAAAGAGCTGAATGCGAATGGCATCAGTTTTTGAAGAACTGAATACTTTTAATATGGAACCATTGAGGAGAGTTGTTCTGGAAGAAGCCGAATCGTTGGTGAAAAAATTCGGTTCTCAGCCAGGCCTTAGAACTCTTGATGCATTGCATCTTGCAACATTTGTGCTCATTGCAGAGAAAGGCTGGGTTTTTGTAGCCGCTGATTAAACTCTTTGCGAAGGCACCCGATTGCTTGGATATAAAACAATGAACCCCCTTAGTAAATGAAATTACTTATAAAGCTATTGTGCTAAAATTGTGATAAAATAGATCAGAAAAGACTGGAATGGATAGAATAGAATGGACTATATAGAAATTAAAATATCATTTAATATCAGAGTATTATGGGAAATCAGACCTGATATGAAGGGCCTATAATTTTTATTTTGATAGGGCTCATAACCCGAAGGTCACTGGTTCAAATCCGGTCCCCGCAACCAAACAAATACAGGTACTTAGAGCAATCTAAGTACCTTTTTTTATTTTTGCAAATAACCTTCCCCATCACTATCCCCATCATACTTGATGTAAAAGTAAGTAAAATAGAGTAAATTGCAATGTTGCTTTCGGTAGATCTGATTAATAAAACAAAAAACAAAGAGCCACCAGCTCAGAACTTGGTAATTCTCAGCCAACTATCTCTGACGCTCATACAACCATCAACTCAATCTTTCCAAAGGCCCCCACAACTTTTGAAAAGGTTGAATAAATGATTTTGTAATCATGTCAGAGACAGTTCGTGTCTCTTTATTTCATTATATATATTTCTATATTCAACACTTGAAAACACAAAAAAGGCCGCTTCCAAGCTTTTTGCCGATTATAATATTGATCCATATCAGAGATTTTGCCGATAAAAACCTATCTAAACCTTCTTTATCAATAACCTTGCCGCCTCATCGATGATATTCATAACCGGTCGTGTATCCTCTTTCACCATGAGCAGGATATTGTGGTCTATGATATACATATGCAGGTGGCGGCGGAGGAGCAGAATGTACATAATAAGCTCTGCTGTGCATAGGAACGGCAGGAACAACTGCACATCCGGTTAATATAGCCAATACAATTATTACAATTATTGTCTTCATCTCTACCTCCATCATGCTATTTCCTTTTGGATCCATTTACTCCTATATATTGTTAAAGCAATATTTATACCTGAGTTATTTGTTTCATAAGCTTCTGCAATTACATGGTATGTTAGAATATTAACCCTGGAATTAAAAACGATTATGTCGATTTTATATGAGAGATCAGACAATAATGTCGAACAGTTATCGGCAAGATCTGATTGAAAAAGCTATTTTATGGTATAAAGAGTTGATTCATGACAAAACACAAAATACAACCCCTATCAGAAAAAACAGTCCATAAGGCAGAACGCC
This window harbors:
- a CDS encoding ATP-binding protein; this encodes MDDNNRFYIERTLESFFKKASMQFPVMLVTGARQVGKTTFLKHLEEKGRTYITLDDPLVLSLAKEDPALFMQRFPAPVIIDEIQYAPELLPYIKIGVDRAQKPGLFWLTGSQQFHVMKGVSESLAGRVGITQLCGFSRREATGQGKGLKPFLPLLDVIQQKIETSRSISLKELFSIIWRGSFPFMVINDEIDRNLFYSSYVQTYLQRDIRDLARVGDEMVFLRFLRASAARSGQLLNLADLARDADVAPNTAKSWLSILQASGIIYLLEPYHTNITKRLIKTPKLYFLDTGLCAWLTEWSSPETLEAGAMSGSILETWIMSELLKAWWHSGLKAPFYFYRDKDQKEIDLLIIQDGIIHPLEFKKSASPDKNMIKHFQVLQKLNMPVGSGGIICLAQESLPLTEKFMSIPVGTL